Within Ptiloglossa arizonensis isolate GNS036 chromosome 8, iyPtiAriz1_principal, whole genome shotgun sequence, the genomic segment GGATCTGCAACGTCACCGCCATGAACGAATATACTGTTCACCGAGCCTTTCACCTTCGTGATATCTATACGCGTAACCTGTTCCGGATAAACTCGTTCCTCGCTCGGTTACCGATTCCCTTTCCTTCTGAAGCCTTGTTCCGCGCTATGGAAAAAGGACGTTGGGTCCTGATAACGTTCATTCACTAGTTCAGGGTTAGCCGGCCGAGACACGAATGTAAATACGCTTCGAGATATTTACACTTGGATCGTTTGTCTAGGTCTTGGCACACCTGGGTCTTCCTTTCGTGTAGAAGTTACCGCGAGTTACCTTAACCTCTCAAATGGAATTTCTAGGTTTCTGTTCCAGAACCTGGCCTTTGGTTGAAAAGACTTTACTCGATAGGAGTTAGGATGACAGATCTCTTCGACCGAGCGACCTTTGTTTTTCATTTCCACGTGGTGAAATATCCAGATTTTCTTCTAAACTAGATCTCGATCTTTAATAATTCAATACCAACTTGTTGTCATGGATAATGAGAATCTCTGGTTTCGCAACAATTCTGTTCTTCACTTTCGCGTTATCAAATACCCAGATTTTTCCACTCTAAATAGGTAACTTTGTTTACCTACACAATACCAGCTTTCCAGAAAATATTCTCTGCTTCTTCGTCATCGATTACACTGAAGTTCTTCGTTTGCCCCAATTCTCACTCATACACTCACCTAAGTACCCATATATTCTTTATCCTATGTACCAACTTTCCTAAAGAATAACAAATCTATTTCCCCAAGTGTCTTTCTATTCTTCATCCCCAGATCGAGTACGCTACAGCTACTTATCCCAGGAAGGATTCAGTCTTCATTTACCCAACTTTCCAAAGATTAACAAACCTCTTCATTCCTCTAACACGAACTTTCCAAATGACAAGCTCTTCGTTCTAATTTTGATCTTTACATACACGTCACCAGCTGCTCAAAAGGAGTACATTTAACAAGCAATATTTCGTTTCCAGGTCGTGGTAAAATAAAGAAGATGGTCCTACCCGTGGTCGCTGCAGTGGCACTGAAACTGTTTGCCCTGGTACCAATTCTTCTCGGAGGTCTGGGTCTTTTAGTCCTGAAGGCATTGTTCGTTGGTAAAATCGCTCTCCTGCTGGCTGGTGTGTTAGGATTCCAGAGACTGTTTGGCGGCTCAGGAAACACCAGTTTCTTCAGCAAGAACTCCCAGCCGACCCTTGGATGGCCGGACAATGCCAACCCAGCCTGGTCAGCCGGCTCTGTGGCTGGTGTGCCCCAACAAGGATACTACAAACGAAGCTTCGACATCGAAAACGCAAAAATGGACGCCCAATCGATGGCGTACGCCGCTCATGTACCCGTCACAAACGAAGCCCAATAAAGGGACTCGACTCCACGATTCGTGGTGAACAACGACAGAGGATCCATAGGACTCCTGGAGGCCATATCTCTCGAGTCTGGCAAGCCTCAAAGGACCACCAGACTCACCCTCGACTGCtagattaatatttatataccaTGTAAATTATTTGGTAACCTTctgtattaataaattatttccaaTGAAACTCTACCCTGCAATGTCTAACTCAAACCTGATCCAGACCTACTGCATTACTATTTCATACATCACGGTGAATTATACAATTATCAGTTTGTATTGATAAACTATGTTTGGTAATACTCTTCTGAGAGTTTACGTATCTAACCTTGACCTAACCTGGACCTTCTAGATTaatacaacaataataatacgtcTTCACTGTATCAAGATTGCATACATTGAAAATGGAACGaatgatcgaacaaagaaagtaaaattaagtatacggttatacgttgtcATCGATTTAACCTTGACCGTTTACGTATGTACCGCGTGAATTATTAATCCTTTGTATTAATAAATTACTAGAGAAAAAGGACCCCTTACCGTGAATCCCTCGCAGGTGTCGTGGTCGAAAGTAGCGACACGATTtctaatttgaagaaattatttatgCGCTGTCCCGGCCA encodes:
- the Osi14 gene encoding DUF1676 domain-containing protein Osi14, coding for MNKLAILGFLVASTMAVPMPTDLNSLQPNRDLDCFEQENTLFSCIFVKTVSSLNRAARSNDIEIIDGIKFVRDTPMERNGKDLQTELDIMNELPRDTSDRAVKLVSMLYESAMSFVKSHSLKLSMPEEGSISRALGEGRGKIKKMVLPVVAAVALKLFALVPILLGGLGLLVLKALFVGKIALLLAGVLGFQRLFGGSGNTSFFSKNSQPTLGWPDNANPAWSAGSVAGVPQQGYYKRSFDIENAKMDAQSMAYAAHVPVTNEDSWRPYLSSLASLKGPPDSPSTARLIFIYHVNYLVTFCINKLFPMKLYPAMSNSNLIQTYCITISYITVNYTIISLY